One Papaver somniferum cultivar HN1 chromosome 10, ASM357369v1, whole genome shotgun sequence genomic window carries:
- the LOC113317528 gene encoding uncharacterized protein LOC113317528 isoform X4, whose amino-acid sequence MMVHKMYVGTFLVGMDAVYLVIKLEIKLIEMIVFLTELELSFAQSFLVAVSGKMMSPICNNSCLRCRLSHVHNLADGWYP is encoded by the exons ATGTATGTTGGTACATTTCTTGTCGGTATGGATGCAGTTTATTTGGTTATAAAGTTAGAGATAAAGTTAATCGAAATGATTGTCTTTCTCACTGAATTAG AGTTGTCGTTTGCTCAAAGTTTTCTTGTTGCTGTTAGCGGCAAGATGATGAGTCCAATATGCAACAACTCTTGTCTGCGTTGTCGTTTGAGTCATGTTCATAATCTGGCAG ATGGATGGTATCCATGA